The proteins below are encoded in one region of Brevundimonas fontaquae:
- a CDS encoding error-prone DNA polymerase gives MTAYAELATRSNFSFLEGASHPKHLVLSAILRGHTGMGLADRNTLAGVVRAWSALKTLRQDGWSPPDKVRQGGGPGETILVEDKFPVDLDPETIKTRAEAFKLILGARLRFNDGTPDILAYPEDRQGWGRLCRLLTLGNRRAKKGQCELGLGDLLRAPEGLLLIVMPPRRTQGLDSLLGQVNEAAPGAVWLGVAMHRMGDDRRRLARLKAIGAETGTPLLAVNDVLYHDVEQRDLQDVVSCIREGVTLEAAGRRLDQNAERHLKPPAEMSRLFADAPEAVAETQDFLARVRFDLGQLTYNYPEEPVPPGMTAQDRLVSLVATYETLKYPDGVPVKVRDLLKKELTFISKERLAHYFLTIHDIVRFADDQGILCQGRGSAANSAVCYVLGITSVDPSVHNVLFERFLSSDRNEPPDIDVDFEHERREEVIQHIYSRYGRHRAGIAATVIRYRPRSAIREVGKVMGLTEDVTARLAGSQWGSFGSDIPDRHVEQAGLEIGNPTLKRAIAMTRRLLEFPRHLSQHVGGFVLTQDRLDELVPIGNAAMPDRTFIEWDKDDIDALRLMKVDVLALGMLTCIRKAFDLLLEHNRQELKLNTVPDADNSTYKMLQEGRSIGVFQVESRAQINMLPRLKPERFYDLAIQVAIVRPGPIQGNMVHPYLRRRQGLETVDYPSPGEGHGHPDELKDVLKETLGVPLFQEQAMKVAMVAAGFNDKQANGMRKAMGTFRGDGNLNYFGQLMVKGMVARGYDPAFAERCYEQIKGFGSYGFPESHAISFARLVYISSWIKCHHPAVFACALLNSQPMGFYAPAQLVRDTQESPQKVEVRPIDVNHSVWDNTLEPGERGLALRLGMRQIDGFKQAWANGIVTARDTPFIDVEEMARRTGVESAAMRKLADADAFRSMGLDRREGLWAVRRLPDDEPLPLFQAARARELGEEAAANLPMMPLKEHIATDYQTTRLSLKGHPMQILRPMFRAERVLSAAEVMAQKHGRLVRAAGVVLVRQRPGTGNAIFVTMEDETGVVNALIWARLFETFRREVMAARLMEVEGTVEKSIEGVLHIMVRKVVDRSAELRRLSEDYDLQVELSRADAVKYPQAPRSPTGRHPRDVRILPGSRDFH, from the coding sequence ATGACCGCCTATGCCGAGTTGGCGACGCGTAGCAACTTCTCCTTCCTGGAAGGGGCGTCGCATCCGAAGCACCTGGTGCTGAGCGCGATCCTGCGTGGACATACAGGCATGGGGTTGGCCGACCGCAATACCCTGGCCGGGGTGGTGCGGGCATGGAGTGCGTTGAAGACCCTGCGCCAAGACGGCTGGTCGCCGCCGGACAAGGTGCGTCAGGGCGGCGGTCCCGGCGAGACGATACTCGTGGAGGACAAGTTCCCGGTCGATCTCGACCCGGAAACAATCAAGACGCGGGCCGAGGCCTTCAAGCTGATCCTGGGCGCGCGACTGCGCTTCAACGACGGGACGCCGGACATCCTGGCCTATCCCGAAGATCGGCAGGGCTGGGGTCGTCTGTGTCGCCTGCTGACGCTTGGCAACCGCCGGGCAAAGAAAGGGCAGTGCGAGCTGGGTCTAGGCGATCTGTTGCGAGCGCCTGAAGGCTTGCTGCTGATCGTCATGCCGCCGCGTCGGACGCAGGGATTGGACTCCTTGCTTGGTCAGGTGAACGAGGCCGCTCCAGGTGCAGTCTGGCTGGGCGTCGCAATGCACCGAATGGGCGACGACCGTAGAAGGCTGGCGAGGTTGAAGGCGATTGGCGCAGAGACCGGCACGCCCCTACTGGCGGTCAATGATGTCCTCTATCACGACGTGGAACAGCGAGACTTACAGGATGTCGTGAGCTGTATTCGTGAAGGCGTGACCCTGGAGGCGGCAGGTCGCCGTCTGGATCAGAACGCAGAACGCCACCTGAAACCGCCCGCCGAAATGAGCCGCCTGTTCGCCGACGCGCCCGAGGCGGTAGCCGAGACACAGGACTTCCTGGCGCGGGTGAGGTTCGATCTTGGCCAACTCACCTACAACTATCCGGAAGAGCCTGTACCACCCGGCATGACGGCGCAGGATCGTCTGGTTTCCTTGGTGGCGACCTATGAAACCCTGAAATATCCGGATGGCGTGCCGGTCAAGGTGCGAGACCTTCTGAAAAAGGAGCTAACCTTCATCTCAAAGGAAAGGCTCGCCCATTATTTCCTGACAATCCACGACATCGTCAGATTTGCGGATGACCAGGGCATCCTGTGTCAGGGACGAGGTTCGGCGGCGAACTCGGCCGTCTGTTACGTTCTTGGGATAACCTCAGTCGACCCCAGTGTGCACAATGTGTTGTTCGAACGCTTCCTGTCATCGGACCGCAACGAGCCGCCCGACATCGATGTCGATTTCGAACATGAACGGCGTGAGGAGGTCATCCAGCACATCTATTCGCGATATGGCCGCCACCGCGCCGGTATAGCCGCAACCGTGATCCGCTATCGCCCGCGCAGCGCCATTCGCGAAGTCGGAAAGGTGATGGGGTTGACCGAAGACGTCACGGCGCGGCTGGCGGGAAGCCAGTGGGGCAGTTTCGGATCGGATATCCCGGATCGTCATGTGGAGCAGGCCGGGCTTGAGATCGGCAATCCGACCTTAAAGCGCGCTATCGCCATGACCCGGCGGCTGCTGGAGTTTCCTCGGCATCTGTCTCAGCACGTCGGCGGCTTTGTCCTGACCCAGGATCGACTGGATGAACTGGTTCCCATCGGCAATGCGGCCATGCCGGATCGGACCTTTATCGAATGGGACAAGGACGACATCGACGCGCTGCGCTTGATGAAGGTCGATGTCCTGGCGCTGGGAATGCTGACCTGTATCCGCAAGGCGTTCGATCTGCTGCTTGAACACAATAGGCAGGAGTTGAAGCTGAACACGGTCCCCGACGCCGACAATTCGACCTACAAGATGTTGCAGGAGGGGCGGTCGATCGGCGTCTTTCAGGTGGAGAGCCGGGCTCAGATCAACATGCTGCCAAGGCTGAAGCCGGAGCGGTTCTATGACCTCGCCATTCAGGTGGCGATCGTTCGGCCGGGACCCATCCAGGGCAATATGGTCCACCCCTATTTGCGACGACGACAAGGGCTGGAAACCGTCGACTATCCATCGCCTGGCGAAGGACATGGCCATCCCGACGAGTTGAAAGACGTCCTGAAGGAGACGTTAGGCGTGCCGCTTTTCCAAGAGCAGGCGATGAAGGTCGCCATGGTCGCGGCCGGCTTTAACGACAAACAGGCCAATGGCATGCGCAAGGCCATGGGGACCTTCAGGGGCGACGGCAACCTGAACTATTTCGGGCAACTCATGGTCAAAGGCATGGTCGCGCGAGGCTATGATCCGGCCTTCGCCGAGCGGTGCTACGAACAGATCAAGGGGTTCGGCTCCTACGGTTTTCCCGAGAGCCACGCTATTTCATTCGCCCGGCTGGTCTACATCTCGTCCTGGATCAAATGCCACCATCCGGCGGTGTTCGCCTGTGCGCTGCTGAACAGCCAGCCGATGGGATTCTATGCGCCGGCGCAATTGGTGAGGGATACACAGGAGAGTCCGCAGAAGGTCGAGGTGCGGCCGATCGATGTAAATCACAGCGTCTGGGACAATACGCTCGAGCCGGGCGAGCGGGGCTTGGCTCTGCGCTTGGGCATGCGACAGATCGATGGGTTCAAACAGGCCTGGGCGAACGGGATCGTCACGGCGCGTGACACGCCCTTCATTGATGTGGAGGAGATGGCGCGACGGACGGGTGTAGAATCCGCAGCGATGCGCAAGCTGGCGGATGCGGACGCGTTTCGGTCGATGGGACTGGATCGACGCGAGGGGCTGTGGGCGGTCAGGCGATTGCCCGACGATGAGCCGCTGCCGTTGTTTCAGGCGGCGCGGGCGAGAGAACTGGGAGAAGAAGCGGCGGCGAACCTGCCGATGATGCCGCTCAAGGAACATATCGCCACCGACTATCAGACGACGCGTTTGTCGCTGAAGGGGCATCCAATGCAGATCTTGCGTCCGATGTTCCGCGCCGAGCGCGTACTCAGCGCCGCCGAAGTCATGGCCCAAAAGCATGGTCGTCTGGTGCGTGCGGCAGGGGTCGTGCTGGTTCGACAAAGACCGGGCACGGGCAACGCCATCTTCGTGACGATGGAGGATGAAACGGGCGTGGTGAATGCGCTGATCTGGGCGCGACTGTTCGAGACCTTCCGGCGCGAGGTGATGGCCGCGCGACTGATGGAGGTAGAGGGCACGGTCGAAAAAAGCATCGAAGGCGTGCTGCACATCATGGTGCGAAAAGTCGTGGACCGCTCGGCCGAGTTGCGCCGGCTATCCGAAGACTATGATTTACAGGTCGAATTGTCGCGGGCGGATGCAGTGAAATACCCACAAGCGCCGCGCAGCCCGACCGGTCGACATCCGCGCGATGTCCGTATCCTGCCGGGATCGCGCGACTTTCACTGA
- a CDS encoding Y-family DNA polymerase has translation MPDINTRNDRRYLSVWFPLLSTDRLRREEGRSDASAEPATVLVEKVKGALRMAAANRQALEMGLSAGMTLADARARAPDIRVVVHCPEADATLLKRVLLDFGRFTPMAATDGLDGLALDVTGCAHLFGGEMGMMQAVEARSRRVGLAVRLAMAGTPEAARALARFGSSGIYEGSSQRHALRRLPVAALELSDKETQALSRAGLKTLAHLDDRPTAPIAARFGAVAATRLNRVLGREDTRIRPERPVMMIAVSRILVEPITEMIDVEAVIGDLLVEVMDQLDLRGQGGRAFRASFFRVDGEVRHITVRTGRPSRDASGVLRLFRERLAALAKPLDPGFGFDQLRLSAPVTDRLASRQGGFERIPPGAEDLGRLVDRLTARLGPEAVRRFELVESHWPERAVRLTPAALPSGEQVDWPEPDPVDPPLRPLQMFDPPQPILATAEVPDHPPNRFIWRRVDHRLVRVEGPERIAPEWWRRLRGPLEATRDYYRVEDQEGRRFWLFRSGFYGEEPAPRWFLHGVFA, from the coding sequence CCTCTGTTGTCGACAGATCGGCTGCGGCGCGAGGAGGGACGATCCGACGCTTCGGCTGAGCCGGCGACCGTGCTGGTCGAGAAGGTGAAGGGCGCGCTGCGGATGGCAGCCGCAAATCGGCAGGCGTTGGAGATGGGACTGTCTGCTGGAATGACGCTGGCGGACGCGCGGGCCAGGGCGCCGGATATTCGCGTGGTCGTGCATTGTCCGGAAGCGGATGCGACGCTGTTGAAGCGCGTTCTGCTGGATTTCGGCCGGTTCACGCCGATGGCGGCGACGGACGGTCTGGATGGCCTGGCGCTTGATGTGACCGGTTGCGCCCACTTGTTTGGAGGCGAGATGGGAATGATGCAGGCCGTCGAGGCGCGGTCGCGTCGCGTCGGTCTGGCGGTGCGACTGGCCATGGCCGGCACGCCGGAAGCGGCGCGTGCCTTGGCGCGGTTTGGAAGCAGTGGGATTTACGAGGGTTCGAGCCAGCGTCACGCCCTGCGTCGTCTTCCCGTCGCGGCCTTGGAGCTTTCAGACAAGGAGACGCAGGCTCTGTCGCGCGCTGGGCTGAAGACCCTGGCGCATCTGGACGATCGCCCCACGGCCCCCATCGCCGCCCGCTTTGGCGCAGTGGCGGCGACCCGGCTGAACCGTGTCCTGGGGCGTGAGGATACGCGGATAAGACCCGAACGGCCGGTCATGATGATCGCTGTGAGCCGGATCCTGGTCGAACCGATCACGGAAATGATCGATGTCGAAGCCGTCATCGGCGATCTGCTCGTCGAGGTGATGGATCAGTTGGATTTGCGCGGTCAGGGCGGGCGCGCCTTTCGGGCCAGCTTCTTTCGTGTGGATGGGGAGGTGCGCCATATCACCGTCCGAACGGGGCGGCCGAGCCGGGACGCTTCCGGTGTTCTGCGCCTGTTTCGGGAAAGATTGGCGGCGCTGGCCAAGCCGCTGGATCCAGGGTTCGGGTTTGATCAGTTGCGCCTGTCGGCGCCTGTCACCGATCGACTGGCTTCGCGTCAGGGCGGTTTCGAGCGCATCCCGCCGGGCGCCGAGGATCTGGGACGTCTCGTGGATCGCTTGACGGCGCGCCTGGGGCCCGAGGCTGTCAGACGGTTCGAACTTGTGGAGTCTCACTGGCCCGAGCGCGCGGTCCGACTGACACCTGCGGCCCTGCCATCCGGCGAACAGGTCGATTGGCCCGAGCCTGATCCCGTCGATCCGCCGCTGCGCCCCTTGCAGATGTTCGACCCGCCCCAACCGATCCTCGCCACGGCGGAGGTGCCCGACCATCCGCCGAACCGCTTCATCTGGCGTCGCGTGGATCATCGTCTGGTTCGGGTCGAAGGTCCCGAACGGATCGCGCCCGAATGGTGGCGCAGATTGAGGGGGCCGCTGGAGGCCACGCGCGATTATTATCGGGTCGAGGACCAGGAGGGGCGGCGCTTCTGGCTGTTCCGTTCGGGTTTTTACGGCGAGGAGCCGGCGCCACGCTGGTTCCTGCATGGCGTTTTCGCATGA